From Pungitius pungitius chromosome 9, fPunPun2.1, whole genome shotgun sequence, one genomic window encodes:
- the smox gene encoding spermine oxidase, translated as MQSCEISSDSTDDPLSSGLRTHRQPRIVVIGAGLAGLAATKILLKNGFTDVTVLEASDHVGGRVQSVQLGKATLELGATWIHGANGNPVYHLAEDNGLLEHTTDGERSVGRISLYTKNGVAHYQTNVGKRIPKDLVEEFSDQYNEVYELTQEFFQNGKPVCAESQNSVGIFTRDVLRKKIMLDADDSESTKKLKLSMLQQYLKVESCESSSPSMDEVSLSEFGEWTEIPGAHYVIPEGFMKVVELLAQDIPSRTVCLSKPVRSLHWNYSAKHQEVIPNSSNSQRDNNHNDNNHGCRPREDPASLGPPIYVECEDEEWIPADHVIVTASLGVLKQNHEAMFSPSLPKDKVLAIEKLGISTTDKIFLEFEEPFWSPECNSIQFVWEDEAQLEQLAYPEELWYKKICSFDVLYPPERYGYMLSGWICGQEALYMERCDDETVAETCTELLRRFTGNPDIPKPWRVLRSSWGSNPFIRGSYSFTRVGSSGEDCERLATPLPYANSTKAPPLQVLFAGEATHRKYYSTTHGALLSGQREATRLIEMYQDLHRAETTKNVK; from the exons ATGCAAAGTTGTGAAATTTCGTCAGACAGCACTGATGATCCTCTTAGTAGCGGCCTACGCACTCATCGGCAGCCTCGAATAGTAGTGATTGGTGCTGGCTTGGCCGGCCTTGCTGCGACTAAGATCCTCCTGAAAAACGGCTTCACAGATGTCACCGTCCTAGAGGCGTCAGACCACGTCGGCGGGAGAGTTCAGAGTGTTCAGCTCG GAAAAGCAACTTTGGAGCTTGGAGCCACCTGGATCCATGGAGCCAATGGCAACCCGGTGTACCACCTGGCAGAGGACAACGGGCTGCTGGAGCACACCACAGACGGGGAGAGGAGCGTGGGACGCATCAGCCTGTACACTAAAAACGGCGTGGCTCACTACCAGACCAACGTCGGGAAGAGGATCCCCAAAGACCTGGTGGAAGAGTTCAGTGACCAGTACAACGAA GTGTACGAGCTGACTCAGGAGTTCTTCCAGAATGGGAAGCCCGTCTGCGCTGAGAGCCAGAACAGCGTCGGCATCTTCACGCGAGACGTGTTGCGCAAGAAGATTATGTTGGATGCCGATGATTCTGAGAGCACCAAGAAGCTCAAACTGTCCATGCTTCAACAATacctcaag GTGGAGAGTTGTGAAAGCAGCTCTCCCAGTATGGATGAGGTGTCTCTGAGTGAGTTTGGCGAGTGGACGGAGATCCCCGGTGCGCATTATGTCATTCCTGAAGGTTTCATGAAGGTCGTGGAGCTCCTGGCCCAGGACATCCCCTCTCGCACCGTCTGCCTTAGCAAACCGGTCCGCAGCCTCCACTGGAACTACTCGGCCAAGCATCAGGAGGTGATccccaacagcagcaacagccagCGGGACAACAACCACAACGACAACAACCACGGCTGCAGACCTCGCGAGGACCCGGCGAGCCTCGGCCCCCCCATTTACGTGGAGTGCGAGGACGAGGAGTGGATCCCGGCCGACCACGTGATCGTCACAGCCTCTCTGGGCGTCCTGAAGCAGAACCACGAGGCCATGTTCTCCCCATCTCTGCCCAAGGACAAAGTGCTCGCCATCGAGAAGCTGGGCATCAGCACCACCGATAAGATATTCCTGGAGTTTGAAGAGCCCTTCTGGAGCCCCGAGTGCAACAGCATCCAGTTTGTGTGGGAGGATGAGGCTCAGCTCGAACAGCTGGCCTACCCCGAGGAGCTGTGGTACAAGAAGATCTGCAGCTTTGACGTCCTCTACCCGCCCGAGCGCTACGGCTACATGCTGAGCGGCTGGATCTGCGGGCAGGAGGCGCTGTACATGGAGCGCTGCGATGACGAAACAGTGGCCGAGACCTGCACTGAGCTGCTGAGGCGCTTCACAG GGAACCCTGACATTCCTAAGCCCTGGCGTGTCCTGCGCTCCTCCTGGGGCAGTAACCCCTTCATTCGAGGCTCCTACTCCTTCACCAGGGTGGGATCCAGCGGTGAGGACTGTGAAAGGCTGGCCACGCCGCTGCCTTATGCCAACAGCACCAAGGCTCCG cCTCTACAGGTCCTGTTTGCTGGAGAGGCCACCCACAGAAAATACTATTCCACCACACATGGTGCTTTGCTGTCGGGACAGAGGGAGGCCACTCGCCTAATAGAGATGTACCAGGACTTGCACAGAGCTGAAaccacaaaaaatgtaaaataa